Genomic DNA from Bacillota bacterium:
AGGGGTGTATTAATCTGGCAACCAGCAATGTCCTTCAGCTCTTCCACTAAGCGATTGCGCATCCGAAGAATCCGCTGGGAGCTTACGGCGAGATCCTCTATCGCCAACTTCACGGCCAAGCCCAGGGCATGGATCCCTGGGACATTCTCCGTGCCGGAACGCAGCTGTCCCTCCTGACCGCCACCGTGGAAGAGGGGGATTAAGTTGAGATCCTGCTTGATCTTTGCGGCCCCTACCCCCTTTGGTCCATGGATTTTGTGACCGCTGACGGTGAGCAAATCGATCCCTGGAGCCAATTCATTCAAGGGGAGTTTGCCTAGGGCTTGTACCGCATCCACGTGTAGCAAGGGGCGGGGCGTGGCCTGCTCAAGAAGCCGACAAATGTCCCCGATAGGCTGGATGGCCCCCGTCTCGTTATTGACCCACATAATGCTGACTAAGATTGTCTCGGGGGTGAGGGCCTTCGCTAACTGCTCCACGTTGACGATACCGGACTGATCCACATCTAGATAGGTAACCTCAAATCCCACCGTCTCCAGGTATTTGCAAGTTTCCAGCACCGAGGCGTGTTCTATTTTCGTGGTGATCACGTGCTGTCCCAACCGGCGGCGGGCCCAAGCGGCCCCCTTGATACACAGATTATTGGCCTCGGTACCCCCGGAGGTGAAGAAGATCTCTTCGGCGGAGCAAGCCAAGGCTAAAGCCAAGCTGCGTCTGGCTTCATTGATAAGGGAGTTGGCCTTGGTGCCGAGGCGATGGGGAGAAGAGGGGTTTCCATAGTATTCTTCCAAGCAGGAGACCACCGCATCCCTGATGGGAGGGATGACTTTCGTGGTGGCGCTGTTGTCAAAATAGATTATATCGTTCAAAATGGTCAAGCTCCTCCAGACTCCATAGGTTGCGCGTTGGTTCTATTATGCTCATTCCTTCTTTATTCTACCAAGCATCTGGATCTGGAGCAAGCTGGAAGGAACCCAGGGCGCTGGATTACCCGGTTTGCATTTCCAGCTCCCTTAGGGCACGCTTGTAGGCCTGTTCGAGGACCCGCAGGCCCCTCTCTTTGAAGCGCCCATCTTGATTGGGATCTTCTTGGATCGCTTTCATGGCCTGTTGAAACATAAGTAGGCGAGATTGTTGTTTGTCCAGTTTCACGACCGAACCCTCCCGCAATTACTGGTCACTAGCTAGTATGTGCAGTTTAGGGGGGAATTATACATAAATGGCAGAAAAAAAGGGTGCTGCATATATTAATACTGCCCGGGATGTATAGAAATCTTTTTGATGGGAGATTCTGTTCTTGCGGGAGTAACTGTATTTACTGGAATGGAGGGTGTATATGAGTGTCGAATTAGAAAGCCGTGCCAATCGGAACTATACCGAGGCGGAGGACGCGCTAATCTTAGAATCCTGGTGGAATCTGAAACAAAGGGATGAACTGGTGCGGCGTCTGGGTAGGAGCAAAGCCGCGGTGGCCCAGCGTTTTTATGCCCTACTTAAGGAGTATCAGATTGATCCTAAGATATATAGAAAACAGATGAAACAGAGCAAAAATCGGCGGGAAGTGCTATCTCAGCTTTTGGGCAAGCCCCTACCGGAGTTCACCTGGACCAATGAACTGGAGATGAATCTTTGGCGGTGGGCCAAACAGGGATTGGATTGGGAGACTATCAGCAGCCGACTGCCAGGAACCACGGCCCAAATGTGCCAGGAGCGTTATGAGGAGCTCATGAAGGAACATGCACCGGAGGCTGGCCTCCCGGCGGTACAAGAAGAATACAGTAGTGAGGATTTAATCACCGCCCTGAAGGAATTTCCCAGCCGGGCCTTTGCCCTTGATCAACGGATCAAAGTGTTAGAAGCAGAAATGGCCACCTTGCAAGGTAGTGTCACGGAATTGTTGGGGGAGTTTACCCGGGGGTTGACCAATGTCTGTAATCTGTTTCAGAACCGCGGGCGGGTGCTGAATGAGCTGGAGCGTCTGAAGGAAGAGAATCAGCGGCTGCGGGAGAAAGTGATGGCCCTGGAGGCGAAGCACAACGAAGAAAAGCAGGAGTTGCGCCGGGTCTACAGCGAGATCGACTTTTGGCTGGGTGAGTTTATGCAGCTGAGAAAGCCCGAGAAGGTGGCTAGCCTCGGTGAGATCATGCCGCGGCTTAAGGCATCCTATGAACGCTTTGGAGCCCTCCTGGATATGCAAGAGGAGCGGGCCATGGGATATTAGACTCCTCCCATGGGATGATACAGGCCGGGAAGACGCCTCCCGGCCTGTACATTCATAGCCACACCCTCCAGCCCTAAACCTTTTCCTAAAGCCTCAGGTTCTTTCCCACCGTCTTCGGCTCTGTTGATAATGGATGACTCCCCTTTCATCAAAAGACGCTTCCTAAGATATCTTGGGAACCCCTTACGGGGAAACGGGTGTTCTTTGGCATTAGGCCAGGGGTTCGGTGGTATAAAAATGGCCGTTTTTGTGGATTACCCCGTAGATCCGATACGCGATTTCCGCACAAAGGACCTTGCCCCCTTCGATGAAGAGACGAGGTATATGGGGAGGGATGGAGGTGAACCGCTGATAGATGGCCACTGGTTCCTGGATTTGCGCGGATACCCCAGGGGGAATCCGGATGGTGGCCATGCCCATGGACGTCCGGCCCAGGAAGTGTGTGGGTTGTCCCTGGATGCGCACTAGTTGTCTTTCTTTGTGCAGGAGCTTCCGGCCCAGGGCCCCGAGGGAACTTTGAATATCCCCCGGCGGATCCAGCAAGAGTCCATCTCCATAGCCCAAAGGGATGGTGCCGATCTGCAGTGGGGCTGGCGCCCGGTAGGTGCTACCGTAGCCGAGGGTTTCGCCTTTGGCCAGCTCCTTCACTAAGACAAGATAGGTCTTTAGACACCAGGCCGTCTCCGTGGGTAAAGGGGCACACTGGCCGTAGAGGGCGTTGCCGAGGCGGCAAAGGTCTAACCTGCTTTCCGGCACTAGCACCGCGGCGGCACTGTTGGCCGCGTGGACCCAGGTGAAGGTGAAGCCATGTTTGTCTAATTCCTCTACCGTCTTCAAGAAGCGGTCCAGCTGCCTTTTGGTTTGGGGGATGTTATGACTGGTGGGGAAGTGGGTGTAAATCCCTTCCCAAAGCAGACGCCTTTTCCTATCCAGGGCGCTCACCTGGCGGAGGAAAGCCAAGGCCTCCTCGGGTTTAATGCCACTTCGCCCCATGCCGATATCGATCTTTAGATGCACCCGGATCTTCCTTTTGTACTTCTCCCCTGCCCGAACTAGGGCCTCGGCCATGGGCAGGGTGCACAAAGTTTGGGTAAGGTCATACAAGGCCACCTGCTCCCCTTGGAAAGGGAAGCCGGGATGGAAGATGAGAATGGGACCGCGGATGCCACGACGCCGCAAGGTCCGGGCCTCTTCCAGGCTGTTTACTGCCAGGCCCCGGGCACCTAGGCGGAGAAAGAGCCGACTGGTTTGCACTAACCCGTGGCCATAGGCGTTGTTTTTCACCACGGCAAAGAAATCCGTTGGTATAGCCCTTCTTACCTTGCTGAGGTTTTCTTTGAGTTTACCCGTATCGATTTCCACCCAAACCGGGGGTAAAGGATCCATTAGCCACGACTCCCTAGAAGTTTCAGTTTTTCTTGGAGGGGGCCTTTAAGGAGGATCATTTGCCTTAGCAAGGGTTCACCTTTGTTATATAAACTCCAAAGAAGTTTGTTGTAGGGCAGATCCAGCTCCCCGATGTATTCCACCAAGGTGGGGTTAAACCCCTCCTTGAACCGATACAGCCCATACAAGGGATGGTTGGGATCTAAATTGCCGCTTACCCCGCGAAAATCATAAACCTGGCACCCCCGTTGCTTGGCGTAGCGGATCATGGCCCACTGGATGGCGTAGTTGGGCTGCAGGTTCCTAAGCTCGTTGCTCGAGGCGCCGTATAGATACCAGGCTTGGCTGCCAAAGACAAACAAGAGTGTGGCGGACAGTAATTGCCCTTGGTAGTAGGCCAAGAATAGCCGGGCCATGTTCCGGGGGACAAACAGATCCCACATCCGGGAAAAGTAACCGTAGTTGCGCACGGCAAATCCGTCCCGCTGGCAGGTTTCCAGAAGTAACGAATAGAATTTGGACAGATCCCTTTTGTCCGCGGAGCAGCGGACTTGGACTCCCTTCCGCTGGGCATAGCGGATGTTGTAACGGGTTTTGGACTTCATCTCCGCCAAAAGCTGTTCTTCGCTCTTGTCGATATTCAAGCGGAAGACGAATTTGGGCTGGACGTTCTCGAAGGCCTTGCCCTTGTTCACCGAGCGAAAACCGGCCTTGAGCAGATGTTTGTGGAACTGGAGGTTTTCCTTGGGGATGGGCGGATCGATCTTGAGGAAGATGGCCCGGTGTTCTTTGGCAATGGGGCGGATTTCCCCGAGCAGTGGTTCCAGATGCTTTGGATCCGCCAGGACGGGTCCGTGGGGTGCGTAGAAAAAACTCCGGCCCAAGGGGATCCCTCGTTTGAGAATGGAGACGGCCCCAAGGATCTCGTCCTTGTCCTCCAAGATTAAGCGCAGAGGTTCCCATCCGGTATAGGCCTTCAATTCACCCCACTCGTAGGATTGTAGAAAACTACCCTGTTGCCTTGCCAGAAAGCCATTAAACAGATCCCGCTCATTGTTATGTATTAGCCGCAGGTGCATGCCGTCGCCCCCCTTGTGCTAATCAGTTTATGCAGTAACCGTGGGGATGTTCATCGGCATAAAGCTACGTCCTGGGCAATATATTTTACAAAAAACATTAGCAGGTGATGCGGGGTGGCAAAAGAGGGACGTGCGGTTGTTTGGTGGGTGAGTTTGCTTTCGGTCTTGTCATTGCTTTCCGGTGTGACCTGCGCCGAGGAACTCCGCCTTGCCGCAGAGGCGGTGGCCTTGGTGGATGGGCAGACCGGCGTACTACTTTACGGTAAAAACGCCTTTACCCGGCGGTCCATTGCCAGCCTCACCAAAGTGATGACCATCTTTCTGACCGCAGAAAACATCCAAGCGGGGAAGATCAAAATGGATGACGTGGTGGTGGCGGACGCCAAGGCCCAGTCCCTGGAGGGGACGGAACTGAAGGTGAAGCAGGGCCAGTCCTTCACTGTGGAAGAGCTTCTTTATGCTGCCGCCCTGATTTCCGCCAACGACGCTGCATATATGCTGGCGGTGCACCAAGCGGGTTCCGAGGCTGCCTTTGCCCAGCAGATGACGCAGCGAGCCAGGGAACTGGGCCTGGAGGATACCAACTTCACCGATGCCACGGGTCTTAACCCCAGCTGGGAAGGAAACTACTCCACCGCCTATGACTTGGCCCAACTCTTTCGGGTGGCCATCCAAAATCCCATCTTCGCCCGGGTGGTGGGCACCGCCCGGTACCGAATCAATTCTCTGGGTCTGGAGATTACCAACTCCAATCCCCTCCTCGGGGAGTATCCGGGGAATGAGGGGGGGAAGACCGGTTTCACCACCCCCGCGGGGCACAGCCTCGTTACCTCGGCCACCATTGAGGGCTGGAGGCTGGTGGCGGTAGTCCTGGGAGGACCAAACCGGGAGGCCCGGCAGCAAGATACCAAAGAGCTTCTGAATTATGGGTTTGAAAACCTCCAGTTGGTGATCCGCAAAGGAGAAGTGGTGGGGACCGGTCCCCTTTCTGGTGGAGCCCGCAGCAAAGTGCAGCTGGTGGCCGGATCCGACTTCAAGGCCCATGTCCCACCAGGCTATGACGGACCACCCTTGGAAAGAAGGTTGGAGCTGGATTCCCCACCACCGGAGGCCCCCGTGGACCCGGGCCAGCCCTTCGGCCGCCTTGTCTTTTACCGGGGGGAGGAAGAAGTGGGTTCCATCCCTGCGGTGGCTAAGCACGGGGTAGGGACGGCAAACGTGGTGACTAGAGTAATCAGTTGGTTTTTGGGCCTTTTCGGCCGCAGACCCTAGCGGGGAGGATTAGCCTTGTATTACGATGCCCTGTTGGTCAGCAGAAAACGAATTCTGTGGCTCTTTTGTGCTGTGGCTGTGTTCTTCGTGGTGGTGGTGCTGCGCCTGTTTTATGTGCAGGTTTTGCAGTACCAGTTCCTCCAGGGACAGGGACTGAAACAACGATTACGACCCATTCCTGTGGATGCAAAGCGGGGGACCATCTATGACCGTAACGGCTATGTATTGGCCACCACGATTAGTGCCTCGTCGGTCTACGCTATCCCAGTGGAGATCACAGAACCGGAGAAGACTGCTCAGCTGTTGGCGGAAGTGCTGGACTTGGACTATGACTTTGTCTTGAAGCGGGTCACGGCCAACAGTGCCGCCGAGTGGATCAAAAAGCGGGTCACCGATGCGGAGGTGACCCTGGTGCGGAGTTTAGATCTGCCGGGCATTGGCATCGTGGAAAATCCCGTGCGGTATTACCCCGATGGGACCATTGCCCCCCAGGTATTGGGGATCGTGGGCATCGATAACCAGGGCCTGGAGGGAATCGAGTTCCAGTACGACGCGATCTTGCGGGGGCGTCCGGGGGCTGTGTTGGTGGAACGGGATTCCATGGGCCGGGAGATTCCGCACGGTGTCCACACCTATGTTAAACCGGTGGACGGCTATGATATTTACCTGACCATCGATCGGAACATCCAACTGATGGCCCAAAGGGAGATTGCCCGGGTTACCCAGGAAACCGGCTCGAAGCAGGGGTTGATCCTCGTGATGGATCCTGGAACCGGGGAGATCCTGGCTACGGCCATTTATCCCTCTTTTGACGCGGCCAACTATGCGGACTATCCGGACAAATACCGGCGGAATGTGGCCATCACCGACAATTACGAGCCCGGTTCCACCTTCAAGGCGGTTACCGCCGCGGCGGCCTTAGACGCAGGGATCACCACCCTCCAAACCCGCTATTTCGACCCCGGTTTTATCCGCGTTTCCGGGTGGACGATCAAATGTTGGCACAGCGCCGGACACGGCTCCCAAAACTTCATTGAGACCCTGGAAAACTCCTGTAACCCCGTGTATGCCCGCCTGGGCATGGAATTGGCGGAACTGAAGGAAGGACGCGGTTTTTATGAATACATCCGTGACTTTGGTTTCGGTGAGCCCTTGGGCGTAGACTTTCCCGGTGAGGCGGTGGGGATTTTGTATCCCCCCAGTCCCGATGTGCCCGCGGTCACCTGGGCCAACATCGGTTTTGGGCAGAGTATCAGCGTGACCCCCCTGCAGCTGTTGAATGCCATGAATGCCATCGCCAATGGCGGTAACCTGATGCGACCCTACTATGTAATGAGGATCGTGGATAAGGACGGGAATGTCATCGAGGAGAGGGAACCGGAGGTCATTCGTCAGCCGGTCTCGCGGGAGGCCGCGGAGCAAGCGGCCCTGATGCTCCGTTCCACTGTGGCCAATGGCACCGCCAGCGGTGCCGACATCCCTGGCTACCGGGTGGGGGGCAAGACGGGTACAGCCCAGGTGGCCGAAGGGGGAGTGTACAGCCGCTCCAAGGTGATTGCCTCCTTCTTTGGGATCGCACCGATGGATGATCCCCAATTTGCGGCCCTTATTGTCCTTTGGGAGCCTACCGGTGCTTACTACGGCGGTGTGATTGCGGCACCGGCCTTTGGAATCTTCGCCCTGCCGATGCTGCGGTACTTGAACGTGGAACAGCGGCTGGAGGATAACGGTGAGGAAAGAACGGTGCAAGTGCCAAAGGTTGTCGGGCTACCATTGGCGGAGGCGGAACGATTGATCACCCAACAGGGACTGACCTACGGAATCATGGGGATCGGACCCGTGGTTACCTATCAGACTCCCTTACCCAACGTCTATGTGGCCCAAGGGGCTAAGGTCATCCTCTACACAGATCCCACCGAGCTGTTGGAAACGGGTCTGGTGGTACGGGATGGGCCTACACTCCATTGAGCACCGTCCCGTTCTCAATTTGGTCCCCTGGGGGCTCTAGTTGGGGTTTACTACCGTTAAGAACCATCATCTCTTGGGAACGATGAAACAAAATTCCGCAAAAAATTAGGTGCCAGAAACGCGTTTGCCTAGCAGGGATGTGCTATATTTCCATAAGAATTAATATATAAGTCCAGGAGATGTATACAAGTGGTATGCAGGACTGATTACTGTGTCTTGATAGTTTTGGCCTGTGGGCCGCTGAGCACATACTTCTTTCGGGAGGTGGTAGATAAAGGAGGAAGCCCGATAGTCTTACCAAGGAACGATTAACAGATTCAAATCAGGAGGAGAAGCGATGCGAAGGCTCTTTGTTCCAATTCTGATTGTGCTGGCAATCGTGAGTGTATCAGTGTGTGGTTTTGCCAAGGAAGTGGACCTGTTTACCCTGCTGACCGGGGACTGGGAAGCCCTTCCCCACTGGATTTCTGCAAACTGTACCGCGGCCACGGACTATGTTGTGGACCTGGTGCCCGCCCCCGAAGAGGTCTCCCCCTGGGGGATGGCCTGGCGGTTCCAGGTAAACCAGCCCAATACGGCGATGAAGTGGAGTACCCCCGTATCTCTGCTCACCGGGGAAACCCCCTATTTGGTGGTGACCTACCGGGCGGTGGGGATTGACACGGCGGATTCCGGTGTCGCCGGTGACGATTGGTTCGTATTCTTTTACGGTGCCGAGTTTTCACCGATGATCGGCTTTCTGTATGAGCTGGAGTCCGACGGTGAATGGCATACCATCGTGTTCTCTGTGCCAGAGATTACCATGTGGTACCTAGACTTCCACGTCAAAGCTGCCGATGTGGAGGAGGCTTTTATCGAGATTGCGGATCTCCGTTTGGTATCCGAGATCGAAGAGTAAGGCACGAATCTACCAAAGGGCACGTTTTGCCCTTTGCAGCTCAATCCAACCAAAATCCATGATGGAGGTTAGAAAGCGATGTCAAATTGGAAGTTTAAGGTTCTTGTTCTGGTTGTCTTGGCGATGATTCTGTTGCCGTTGGTTGGCACTGCAAAGACTATCCTGCGGGTGCAAGACTGGAAGATTAACGAAACGGAAGATACCAGACGCTGGTACGAGGAGGCAAAGCGGCTCTTTGAGGAAAGGTATCCCGATGTAGAGATCCAGTATGATGGGATTGGTTTTGGGAACGAATACGTGGAGAAACTCTACATCACCACCGCCACCGATACCGCCCCGGATGTGGCCTTTGTTTCGGTGGCCTGGGCCCGGGATCTCTTTGAGGCCGGCGCTTTGCTGCCCTTGAACGACTACGTCGCGAAGTCGCCTCAC
This window encodes:
- a CDS encoding cysteine desulfurase translates to MNDIIYFDNSATTKVIPPIRDAVVSCLEEYYGNPSSPHRLGTKANSLINEARRSLALALACSAEEIFFTSGGTEANNLCIKGAAWARRRLGQHVITTKIEHASVLETCKYLETVGFEVTYLDVDQSGIVNVEQLAKALTPETILVSIMWVNNETGAIQPIGDICRLLEQATPRPLLHVDAVQALGKLPLNELAPGIDLLTVSGHKIHGPKGVGAAKIKQDLNLIPLFHGGGQEGQLRSGTENVPGIHALGLAVKLAIEDLAVSSQRILRMRNRLVEELKDIAGCQINTPLECSVPHILNVSFLGFPGEMLLHHLEAKGLYIGTGAACSSRKAQGSHVLRAMGFSDEAIAGSCRISLGRLNTEEEIPRAVRIIKETLAELVHFV
- the alr gene encoding alanine racemase codes for the protein MDPLPPVWVEIDTGKLKENLSKVRRAIPTDFFAVVKNNAYGHGLVQTSRLFLRLGARGLAVNSLEEARTLRRRGIRGPILIFHPGFPFQGEQVALYDLTQTLCTLPMAEALVRAGEKYKRKIRVHLKIDIGMGRSGIKPEEALAFLRQVSALDRKRRLLWEGIYTHFPTSHNIPQTKRQLDRFLKTVEELDKHGFTFTWVHAANSAAAVLVPESRLDLCRLGNALYGQCAPLPTETAWCLKTYLVLVKELAKGETLGYGSTYRAPAPLQIGTIPLGYGDGLLLDPPGDIQSSLGALGRKLLHKERQLVRIQGQPTHFLGRTSMGMATIRIPPGVSAQIQEPVAIYQRFTSIPPHIPRLFIEGGKVLCAEIAYRIYGVIHKNGHFYTTEPLA
- a CDS encoding peptidoglycan bridge formation glycyltransferase FemA/FemB family protein translates to MHLRLIHNNERDLFNGFLARQQGSFLQSYEWGELKAYTGWEPLRLILEDKDEILGAVSILKRGIPLGRSFFYAPHGPVLADPKHLEPLLGEIRPIAKEHRAIFLKIDPPIPKENLQFHKHLLKAGFRSVNKGKAFENVQPKFVFRLNIDKSEEQLLAEMKSKTRYNIRYAQRKGVQVRCSADKRDLSKFYSLLLETCQRDGFAVRNYGYFSRMWDLFVPRNMARLFLAYYQGQLLSATLLFVFGSQAWYLYGASSNELRNLQPNYAIQWAMIRYAKQRGCQVYDFRGVSGNLDPNHPLYGLYRFKEGFNPTLVEYIGELDLPYNKLLWSLYNKGEPLLRQMILLKGPLQEKLKLLGSRG
- a CDS encoding D-alanyl-D-alanine carboxypeptidase; the encoded protein is MSLLSVLSLLSGVTCAEELRLAAEAVALVDGQTGVLLYGKNAFTRRSIASLTKVMTIFLTAENIQAGKIKMDDVVVADAKAQSLEGTELKVKQGQSFTVEELLYAAALISANDAAYMLAVHQAGSEAAFAQQMTQRARELGLEDTNFTDATGLNPSWEGNYSTAYDLAQLFRVAIQNPIFARVVGTARYRINSLGLEITNSNPLLGEYPGNEGGKTGFTTPAGHSLVTSATIEGWRLVAVVLGGPNREARQQDTKELLNYGFENLQLVIRKGEVVGTGPLSGGARSKVQLVAGSDFKAHVPPGYDGPPLERRLELDSPPPEAPVDPGQPFGRLVFYRGEEEVGSIPAVAKHGVGTANVVTRVISWFLGLFGRRP
- a CDS encoding PASTA domain-containing protein — protein: MYYDALLVSRKRILWLFCAVAVFFVVVVLRLFYVQVLQYQFLQGQGLKQRLRPIPVDAKRGTIYDRNGYVLATTISASSVYAIPVEITEPEKTAQLLAEVLDLDYDFVLKRVTANSAAEWIKKRVTDAEVTLVRSLDLPGIGIVENPVRYYPDGTIAPQVLGIVGIDNQGLEGIEFQYDAILRGRPGAVLVERDSMGREIPHGVHTYVKPVDGYDIYLTIDRNIQLMAQREIARVTQETGSKQGLILVMDPGTGEILATAIYPSFDAANYADYPDKYRRNVAITDNYEPGSTFKAVTAAAALDAGITTLQTRYFDPGFIRVSGWTIKCWHSAGHGSQNFIETLENSCNPVYARLGMELAELKEGRGFYEYIRDFGFGEPLGVDFPGEAVGILYPPSPDVPAVTWANIGFGQSISVTPLQLLNAMNAIANGGNLMRPYYVMRIVDKDGNVIEEREPEVIRQPVSREAAEQAALMLRSTVANGTASGADIPGYRVGGKTGTAQVAEGGVYSRSKVIASFFGIAPMDDPQFAALIVLWEPTGAYYGGVIAAPAFGIFALPMLRYLNVEQRLEDNGEERTVQVPKVVGLPLAEAERLITQQGLTYGIMGIGPVVTYQTPLPNVYVAQGAKVILYTDPTELLETGLVVRDGPTLH